The following are encoded in a window of Clostridium thermarum genomic DNA:
- the flgL gene encoding flagellar hook-associated protein FlgL has translation MRVTNKMLATSFLNDMSNNLENLRTLQQQMTSGKEIRRPSDDPFKVARAMQLHTGINANKQYNENISDTINWLDTTDTALGQAGNVLQRVRELLVSAGNAAYGSEERKAIKDEINERIEELAQIMNTSFDGKYIFGGSRGTTKPMTTSKTCDTDNTTLDFNLLDNGIDKENQKNMIAAKLSVEVSQGVSIDYNVTAAEIMSFKSEDGTEYNLKEILRNIVNHLDGKLDDDGEPSESDKQAAAEAITGSDLKAITDAVNNLLKIRSTVGAKQNRMESAKERNEEENFNLTEILSNTEDIDITEKTMEYATMQTVYIASLQTSAKVLQPTLMDYIR, from the coding sequence TTGAGAGTCACTAACAAGATGCTAGCAACAAGCTTTCTAAATGATATGAGTAATAATCTTGAAAATTTGAGGACTTTGCAGCAGCAGATGACCTCGGGAAAGGAAATCAGAAGGCCTTCCGATGACCCCTTTAAGGTGGCAAGAGCAATGCAGCTGCACACAGGTATAAATGCAAATAAGCAGTATAATGAAAATATAAGTGATACAATAAATTGGCTGGATACTACAGACACAGCTTTAGGTCAGGCGGGAAATGTGCTGCAAAGAGTAAGAGAACTATTGGTATCTGCAGGAAATGCGGCCTATGGCAGTGAAGAAAGAAAAGCCATAAAGGACGAAATCAACGAGAGAATAGAAGAGCTTGCTCAGATAATGAATACCAGCTTTGACGGTAAATACATCTTTGGAGGTTCCAGGGGAACAACAAAACCCATGACCACAAGTAAGACATGTGATACTGACAACACTACCTTGGACTTCAACTTGTTGGATAATGGTATCGATAAAGAAAATCAGAAGAATATGATTGCTGCTAAATTATCTGTAGAGGTTTCCCAAGGAGTCAGCATTGATTACAATGTTACAGCAGCAGAAATTATGTCCTTTAAAAGTGAAGATGGAACAGAATATAACTTAAAAGAAATATTGAGGAATATAGTTAATCACCTAGATGGAAAATTAGATGATGACGGTGAGCCTTCAGAAAGTGATAAACAGGCTGCTGCAGAGGCCATAACCGGAAGTGACCTGAAGGCCATAACAGATGCAGTAAACAATCTGCTAAAAATCCGATCTACCGTCGGTGCAAAGCAAAACAGAATGGAAAGTGCAAAGGAAAGAAATGAAGAAGAAAATTTTAACTTGACGGAAATTCTATCAAACACGGAAGACATAGATATAACTGAAAAGACCATGGAATATGCAACCATGCAGACGGTATACATTGCATCCTTGCAGACAAGTGCTAAGGTACTGCAGCCAACTCTGATGGATTATATACGATAA
- the fliW gene encoding flagellar assembly protein FliW: protein MKLNTKYHGVKEYSEKDVINFKNGLPGFENLKKFILFPVEENDVFSILQSIEDEGIGLVTISPFSVMKDYEFKLNDDLLEGLKIRSEQDVLVLSTVTLSTRLENITVNLKAPIIVNINERLGEQIILDNDKYMIKHPLVQE from the coding sequence ATGAAATTAAATACTAAATATCACGGTGTAAAAGAATATTCGGAAAAGGATGTTATCAACTTCAAAAATGGATTACCAGGTTTTGAAAATCTAAAAAAGTTTATCCTCTTTCCCGTAGAAGAAAATGATGTTTTTAGTATACTGCAGTCTATTGAAGATGAAGGTATCGGGCTGGTGACAATTTCACCTTTCTCAGTGATGAAGGACTATGAGTTCAAGCTTAATGACGACCTATTGGAAGGGTTAAAAATCAGGTCCGAGCAGGATGTGCTGGTACTATCCACGGTAACCCTGAGCACCAGGCTGGAAAATATCACTGTCAATTTAAAAGCTCCTATTATTGTAAATATTAATGAAAGATTAGGGGAACAAATAATACTGGATAATGATAAGTATATGATAAAACATCCTTTAGTTCAGGAGTGA
- the csrA gene encoding carbon storage regulator CsrA: protein MLVITRKKGESILIGSDIEITVVKLDDGSVKLAIDAPKSVTILRKELYKEVQEENKNAVKFNLDMLKNIKK from the coding sequence ATGTTAGTTATAACCAGAAAAAAAGGAGAATCGATTTTAATAGGCAGTGATATAGAAATTACAGTAGTTAAGCTGGATGATGGCTCAGTAAAGTTAGCCATTGATGCACCTAAAAGTGTTACTATTTTAAGAAAAGAACTGTACAAGGAAGTGCAGGAAGAAAACAAGAATGCTGTTAAGTTTAATTTGGATATGCTTAAGAATATTAAAAAATAA
- a CDS encoding flagellar protein FlaG produces the protein MEVIRLGQGGPIQAGNLGYEVQYREGIKNTGVSETNYNGKPELNEDDLKKAVEKLNTFLSDNGTYAEYEMHEKLKDVMITIRDCETKEIVKEIPPKKILDMVAKMIEMVGILVDKRA, from the coding sequence ATGGAAGTTATCAGACTAGGTCAGGGAGGACCAATACAAGCTGGAAACCTCGGTTATGAAGTACAATATAGAGAAGGTATCAAGAATACAGGGGTAAGTGAGACAAATTATAACGGCAAGCCAGAACTCAATGAAGATGACCTTAAAAAGGCCGTAGAAAAACTCAATACCTTTTTAAGTGATAACGGAACCTATGCAGAATATGAGATGCATGAGAAACTGAAAGATGTAATGATCACTATAAGAGACTGTGAGACCAAGGAGATTGTAAAAGAAATTCCTCCAAAGAAGATTTTGGACATGGTAGCAAAAATGATTGAAATGGTAGGAATCCTTGTTGATAAACGAGCTTAA
- the fliS gene encoding flagellar export chaperone FliS — MALNNPYATYKNNSVTYASKEQLLLMLVEGAVKFAKIGRQAILDKDIKKSHENLVKAQNIFYELIATLNVEQGGEWAKAMMNIYDFIVRRLTDANIKKDVTIMDEVLPLIEEVKNTWEEAYKASKNLK, encoded by the coding sequence ATGGCTTTAAATAATCCATATGCAACTTATAAAAATAATAGTGTTACTTACGCTTCTAAGGAACAGCTGCTTTTAATGCTGGTAGAAGGCGCAGTGAAGTTTGCCAAAATAGGTAGACAAGCAATATTGGACAAGGATATTAAAAAGTCCCATGAAAATCTTGTAAAGGCTCAGAATATATTTTATGAATTAATAGCGACTTTAAACGTTGAACAAGGCGGAGAATGGGCTAAGGCTATGATGAATATATATGATTTCATTGTAAGAAGGCTTACAGATGCAAACATCAAGAAGGACGTAACTATAATGGATGAAGTTCTTCCTCTTATAGAAGAGGTTAAGAATACCTGGGAAGAGGCTTATAAAGCCTCGAAAAACCTTAAGTAA
- the fliD gene encoding flagellar filament capping protein FliD produces the protein MASSLRITGLATGLDTDTLIKQMLQPYQTRVDTAKQNRQITEWKQEIYRGLIGSINNFKNTYFDVLKKDTYMLSDRNLSTVKASTLDTTNSVTMIPGANAAIGDYKIEVEKLAKKASVTSSNSINVKQVSGSLNFPVVINDSNNKLTVNGKEITLDNKTYSNLGELTSAINTKLASADMGKSVKAVMSSDGKSIVMKQLVEIKSDNKELTVTTSEGKSFNITLNEGNYTLDELSSAINAKLASAKDGDGNSIPDGFKAQVSSDGLRVEYTGGGSDNRNYHIDSKVDLSSAGVGAGSTAVSNPTVSGDTLSYDRRIIQGVNDTLTLNISGTRYTITLTAKDYSNDSNPYEGIAADINEKLKNVSVPGKTDDSKMYTDDNNYLFKATVDSSGKLTFVSKSDLQISLSGNANATLGMSTNFTVNMTTSDKMSALVSGKVRFTVNGKDFYYDFSTDETQGDYVGAKSKSIKEIINDISSKAGVDITYSELTRKFTISSKNTGEDQVISAVDNEITEGNKGGEFLKTLFGTADLSNVKGQDAKVTITNPGGESNTLYYSTNSFTIDNVSYVLNKETTSPITFTTTANTGDAVKTIKDFIDKYNELIETISKKISESRPKSGKYDGYYMPLTEEQKKEMSEDTIKLWEEKAKTGLIRNDSALSNMLSNLRKAFFDKVEGAGISLSEIGLSTSPDITSGGKIVIKDEDKLRNALLNNPDKVRDLLFKSSDTSYTADHTNYDKRYKEIGIFQRINDILQDNVRTVRDSSGRKGTLLEKAGLVGDFSEFNNTLYSELKRHDERISALTEKLADMENRYYLQFSKLESAMNSLNSQSNWLMQQLGMS, from the coding sequence ATGGCTAGTTCCCTTAGAATCACAGGCTTGGCTACAGGACTTGATACAGATACCTTAATTAAGCAAATGCTGCAGCCTTATCAGACAAGAGTGGACACAGCTAAGCAGAATAGACAGATAACTGAATGGAAGCAGGAAATATACAGAGGGTTGATAGGTTCTATAAATAATTTTAAAAATACTTACTTTGATGTGCTGAAAAAGGATACTTATATGCTTTCAGATAGAAACCTGTCTACTGTCAAAGCCAGTACCCTAGATACCACTAACTCTGTAACAATGATACCGGGAGCTAACGCTGCCATTGGTGATTACAAGATAGAAGTGGAAAAATTAGCAAAGAAAGCCAGCGTAACATCAAGTAATAGTATAAATGTAAAACAAGTCAGCGGAAGCTTAAACTTCCCGGTAGTTATTAATGATTCAAATAACAAGCTAACTGTAAATGGAAAAGAAATCACCCTTGATAATAAAACCTACTCTAACTTAGGTGAACTTACAAGTGCTATTAACACTAAACTAGCTTCAGCAGACATGGGTAAAAGTGTTAAGGCTGTAATGTCATCAGACGGTAAGAGTATTGTTATGAAACAGTTGGTGGAAATAAAGAGTGATAATAAAGAGCTGACAGTTACTACTTCAGAAGGGAAATCGTTTAATATTACGCTGAATGAAGGAAATTATACTTTAGATGAATTATCCTCTGCTATTAATGCCAAGTTGGCCAGTGCAAAAGATGGTGATGGCAATTCCATTCCCGATGGCTTCAAGGCACAAGTATCATCAGATGGCTTAAGGGTGGAATACACAGGTGGAGGCAGTGACAATAGAAATTATCATATTGACAGTAAAGTAGATTTAAGTAGTGCCGGTGTAGGTGCAGGCAGTACAGCTGTATCTAATCCTACAGTATCAGGAGATACATTATCTTATGATAGAAGAATTATTCAAGGAGTAAATGATACTTTAACCCTAAATATAAGTGGGACACGATATACTATAACCCTCACAGCAAAGGATTATTCAAATGATTCTAATCCCTATGAAGGGATTGCAGCTGATATAAATGAAAAACTTAAAAATGTCAGTGTGCCTGGAAAAACAGATGATTCAAAGATGTATACTGATGACAATAATTACTTATTCAAAGCTACAGTAGATAGCAGTGGAAAGTTGACCTTTGTTTCTAAATCAGACTTGCAAATTAGTTTGAGTGGAAATGCCAATGCAACTTTGGGGATGTCTACAAATTTCACTGTGAATATGACCACAAGCGATAAAATGTCTGCTCTAGTAAGCGGCAAGGTTAGGTTCACTGTAAATGGCAAAGATTTTTATTATGATTTTAGTACTGATGAGACACAAGGTGATTACGTAGGTGCAAAGAGTAAAAGTATAAAAGAAATTATCAATGACATATCTTCAAAAGCAGGTGTGGATATAACCTACAGTGAGCTTACAAGAAAATTCACAATTTCTTCTAAAAATACCGGTGAAGATCAGGTTATAAGTGCAGTAGATAACGAAATCACTGAAGGAAATAAGGGTGGAGAATTTTTAAAAACTCTGTTTGGAACTGCTGATCTTTCAAATGTTAAAGGTCAGGATGCAAAGGTTACTATAACCAATCCTGGAGGAGAGTCCAACACACTGTACTACTCTACAAATTCCTTTACCATTGACAACGTTAGCTATGTTTTAAACAAGGAGACCACAAGTCCTATTACTTTTACTACAACTGCGAATACAGGTGATGCAGTTAAAACAATTAAGGATTTCATAGATAAGTATAATGAATTAATTGAGACAATCAGTAAAAAGATAAGCGAATCCAGACCGAAGTCAGGAAAATATGACGGTTATTATATGCCTCTTACGGAAGAACAGAAGAAAGAAATGAGTGAAGATACAATTAAGCTCTGGGAAGAAAAGGCGAAGACCGGACTTATAAGAAATGATTCCGCACTGTCAAATATGCTTTCAAACCTAAGGAAAGCTTTCTTCGATAAGGTGGAGGGGGCTGGTATTTCCTTGAGTGAAATTGGATTATCTACTTCCCCAGATATCACTTCAGGGGGTAAAATTGTTATCAAGGACGAGGACAAACTAAGAAATGCCCTCCTTAATAATCCTGACAAGGTAAGGGACCTGTTGTTTAAAAGCTCTGATACTAGCTATACTGCAGATCACACAAATTATGATAAGCGATATAAGGAAATAGGAATATTTCAAAGGATCAACGACATCTTACAGGATAATGTGAGAACAGTCCGTGATAGTAGTGGAAGAAAGGGTACTTTACTTGAAAAGGCAGGTTTGGTGGGAGATTTCAGTGAGTTTAACAATACCCTGTATAGCGAGTTAAAAAGACATGATGAAAGAATATCTGCTTTAACTGAAAAGTTAGCAGACATGGAGAATAGATATTACCTTCAATTTTCTAAACTTGAATCCGCCATGAATTCCTTGAATTCACAATCAAATTGGCTTATGCAGCAGTTAGGTATGAGTTAG
- the hag gene encoding flagellin Hag has protein sequence MIINHNLNAMNAHRNMSANNVSSGKAMEKLSSGLRINRAGDDAAGLAISEKMRGQIRGLNQASRNSQDAISMIQTAEGALNETHSILQRMRELAVQAGNDTNESTDREEIQKEINQLTSEINRIANTTEFNNQKLLNATAGSTTSASGTNPAKSSFTMQVGANENQTMTLEFVDMSSEALGIASTSGTTGFTSTNTVTDGTNNTVNAKALDVSSASSAGNAISVIQTAINKVSAERSKLGAYQNRLEHTINNLSTASENMTAAESRIRDVDMAKEMMNFSKNNILSQAAQAMLAQANQQPQGVLQLLR, from the coding sequence ATGATAATCAATCATAATTTAAATGCTATGAATGCTCACAGAAATATGAGCGCAAACAACGTTAGTTCCGGAAAGGCTATGGAAAAGCTTTCTTCAGGTCTTAGAATAAACAGAGCTGGAGATGATGCTGCAGGTTTAGCAATATCCGAAAAAATGAGAGGACAAATCAGAGGTCTTAATCAGGCTTCAAGAAACTCACAGGATGCCATATCCATGATCCAGACTGCTGAAGGTGCATTAAATGAAACTCACTCCATTCTTCAGAGAATGAGAGAGTTAGCTGTACAAGCTGGTAATGATACAAATGAATCCACAGATAGAGAGGAAATCCAAAAGGAAATCAATCAGTTAACATCTGAAATCAACAGAATTGCAAATACAACTGAATTTAACAATCAAAAGCTATTAAATGCTACTGCTGGTTCTACAACTAGTGCTTCAGGTACAAATCCGGCAAAATCTTCTTTCACTATGCAAGTTGGAGCTAATGAAAATCAGACTATGACTCTTGAGTTTGTAGATATGAGTTCTGAGGCTCTAGGTATTGCAAGTACAAGCGGAACAACTGGATTCACTAGCACAAACACTGTTACTGATGGTACTAACAATACTGTTAATGCAAAAGCTTTAGATGTAAGTTCTGCATCTAGTGCTGGCAATGCAATTTCTGTTATTCAGACTGCTATTAATAAGGTATCTGCTGAGCGTTCAAAACTTGGTGCTTACCAGAACAGACTTGAGCACACAATCAACAACTTAAGCACAGCTTCTGAAAACATGACTGCTGCTGAATCAAGAATCAGAGACGTTGATATGGCTAAGGAAATGATGAACTTCTCAAAGAATAACATTCTTTCTCAGGCTGCTCAAGCTATGCTAGCTCAGGCAAATCAGCAACCACAGGGAGTTCTTCAATTATTAAGATAA
- a CDS encoding glycosyltransferase family 2 protein, giving the protein MVKNEEKNLHRCLKSLKPIINSGLAELIIVDTGSDDNSVDIAREYTDKVYEHPWTNDFAEMRNISISYASGEWIWIMDADEEIENPEEMIKLFQSDLAKYNTITITMKNYMATNNEIEEDDFNICILNRGFRNSSGFRYEGKIHEQPVNRPPYLKSGIIFGHYGYLWDSMEFRQRKFERTTPILKKELEKNPNNIYYQFQLAVSCAIVNYEVGLTEMRKAYELVKKLSYKEKVKYIYIFGIYAKIAYANKKYIEIIKFCKEGLEINKDYIDLWYYLALANVSLGEEEKALIYFIEYLNCKEHFLNTQISRDPAFTFYTLGDNCVESALYNVCVIYINRGDFDTAVSYLNKMKPSELKSKIVARVVAEEKWQNLLGIYLMEIEGSKNLLKGFFEVLESNKYSFEKKVAFAKDVIQFYISNIKLEDDYYLLNIVRLHVAKNEKFDKVTLNRIMMMDFSSLPAYYGDIVAYIIIHELDIDMLVPIGDSINRFMKYIMSNYKNIYEHIIRYLLKYESTAVIKKLRIWIALAGNVLIAEKLDDETYKDVFLKYIEKGITYTRQIYNPEVLKEEGLYDVNRGEHRFFLYLEKAYRIKETDLKAYVKYLRKALNEHPIKKGVELLLNDAKVEISNSNKNNKLNEFEEYKVKIKKNIDVLINQNMLQQARELLAQYENIVRNDIDIFSIKGVISIIEGKFEEAEKILLNGISIQNDNFDLHYNLAYLYEITGRQEKAFQYYTKALSFGRKDMVSIIKERLKVIGEQENKNLQM; this is encoded by the coding sequence ATGGTAAAAAATGAAGAAAAAAATCTACATCGCTGCTTGAAAAGCTTAAAGCCAATTATTAATTCAGGACTAGCTGAATTGATTATAGTTGATACTGGATCTGATGATAATTCAGTTGATATAGCTAGAGAATATACTGATAAAGTTTACGAACACCCATGGACAAACGACTTTGCTGAAATGCGGAATATATCTATTTCCTATGCAAGTGGAGAATGGATTTGGATAATGGATGCTGATGAAGAGATAGAGAATCCGGAGGAAATGATAAAGTTATTTCAGAGCGACTTAGCTAAATATAATACTATTACTATAACCATGAAGAATTATATGGCTACTAATAATGAAATTGAAGAAGATGATTTTAATATATGTATATTAAACAGAGGGTTTCGAAATAGTAGTGGTTTTAGATATGAGGGGAAAATTCATGAACAGCCAGTAAACAGACCTCCATATTTAAAAAGTGGTATCATTTTTGGACACTACGGCTACCTGTGGGATAGTATGGAATTTAGGCAAAGGAAATTTGAAAGAACCACACCAATACTAAAAAAGGAATTGGAGAAAAATCCTAATAATATCTACTATCAGTTTCAATTGGCAGTATCTTGTGCTATTGTTAATTATGAAGTTGGGTTAACAGAAATGCGAAAAGCCTATGAATTAGTAAAAAAGCTTTCTTATAAAGAAAAAGTTAAATATATATATATTTTCGGCATTTATGCAAAAATAGCATATGCAAATAAGAAGTACATTGAGATAATCAAATTTTGTAAAGAAGGATTAGAGATAAACAAAGATTATATAGATTTGTGGTATTATTTGGCATTAGCAAATGTGTCTTTAGGGGAGGAAGAAAAAGCTTTAATCTACTTTATAGAGTATTTAAATTGTAAGGAACATTTTCTAAATACACAGATATCAAGGGATCCTGCATTTACCTTCTATACTTTGGGAGATAATTGTGTAGAATCTGCATTATATAATGTATGTGTAATTTATATAAACAGAGGGGATTTTGATACAGCAGTAAGCTATCTGAATAAAATGAAACCTTCAGAATTAAAATCAAAAATTGTTGCAAGGGTTGTTGCAGAAGAAAAATGGCAGAATTTATTAGGAATATACTTAATGGAAATAGAAGGCAGTAAAAACTTACTGAAAGGATTTTTTGAGGTATTAGAAAGTAATAAGTATAGTTTTGAGAAAAAGGTAGCTTTTGCTAAGGATGTAATCCAATTCTATATTTCTAATATTAAGCTAGAGGATGATTATTATCTGCTTAATATAGTAAGGTTACATGTAGCAAAGAACGAAAAATTTGATAAAGTTACACTGAACAGGATAATGATGATGGACTTTAGTAGTCTTCCAGCTTATTACGGGGATATAGTTGCGTATATTATTATTCATGAGTTAGATATTGATATGTTAGTGCCTATAGGAGATAGCATAAATAGATTTATGAAGTATATCATGTCTAATTATAAAAATATTTATGAACATATTATAAGATATTTACTTAAATATGAAAGTACAGCGGTAATCAAAAAACTCAGAATTTGGATAGCACTAGCAGGAAATGTACTAATAGCAGAAAAACTTGATGATGAAACATATAAAGATGTTTTCTTAAAATATATAGAGAAAGGAATAACTTATACACGACAAATTTATAACCCTGAAGTGTTAAAAGAAGAAGGTCTATATGATGTAAATAGAGGAGAGCATAGGTTCTTTTTGTATTTAGAAAAGGCTTATAGAATAAAAGAAACAGACTTAAAAGCTTATGTAAAATATCTTAGAAAGGCTTTAAACGAACACCCTATTAAAAAAGGGGTGGAGTTACTTCTCAATGATGCTAAAGTTGAAATAAGTAATAGTAATAAAAATAATAAATTAAATGAATTTGAAGAATATAAAGTGAAAATTAAGAAAAACATAGATGTATTAATTAATCAAAATATGCTTCAGCAGGCTAGAGAACTTCTTGCACAATATGAAAATATTGTCAGAAATGACATAGATATTTTCTCTATTAAAGGTGTTATATCTATTATAGAAGGTAAATTTGAGGAAGCTGAAAAGATTCTATTAAATGGTATATCCATACAGAATGATAATTTTGATTTGCATTATAATTTAGCTTATTTATATGAGATAACAGGTAGGCAGGAAAAGGCCTTTCAGTATTATACTAAAGCACTTTCTTTTGGAAGGAAAGATATGGTAAGTATAATAAAAGAACGACTTAAAGTTATAGGAGAACAGGAGAATAAAAATCTTCAAATGTGA
- a CDS encoding Gfo/Idh/MocA family oxidoreductase: MIKVITYGTFDLFHEGHYRLLQRAKELGDYLIVGVTTEEYDQTRGKLNVVDSLMTRIENVRKSGFADEIIIEASPGQKFRDIKKYNIDIFTVGSDWIGQFDYLKDYCKVVYLERTKDISSTMLRTQNKHIQRIGIIGTGRIAERFIPEVKLVSGINAQGIYNPNIESAIRFAEKWQINYYTKLEDFFDAVDSVYIASPHETHYDYIKMALKHGKHVLCEKPMVLKKAQAEELFAYAEEHNLILFEGIKTAYCPGFNKLLGIACSGMIGSIRNVEACFTKLESPSSRELTDLKYGGSFTELGSYVMLPIFKIFGTEPEDVRFDLIKAENGLDIFTKAHFKYPNGLGTASCGIGVKSEGQLIISGTKGYIIVEAPWWKTTYFEVRHENPKEVEKYSERFLGDGLRYEISDFLSMINGNRKSDFKLTRNDSIAMAEVMESFLGQRK; this comes from the coding sequence ATGATAAAAGTAATAACTTATGGAACATTCGATTTGTTTCATGAAGGTCATTACAGACTGCTTCAAAGAGCCAAAGAACTTGGTGATTATCTCATAGTTGGAGTTACCACCGAGGAATATGATCAGACTAGAGGAAAGCTCAATGTAGTTGATTCATTGATGACTAGAATTGAAAATGTACGTAAATCTGGTTTTGCAGATGAAATTATTATTGAAGCTTCACCAGGACAGAAATTTCGAGATATTAAAAAATATAATATTGATATTTTTACTGTGGGTTCAGACTGGATAGGTCAGTTTGATTATCTCAAGGATTATTGTAAAGTTGTGTATCTTGAAAGAACTAAGGATATTTCGAGTACAATGCTTCGAACTCAAAATAAGCACATCCAGAGAATTGGGATTATCGGAACTGGGCGTATAGCAGAAAGGTTTATACCGGAAGTAAAGCTTGTAAGCGGTATAAATGCACAGGGCATATATAATCCTAATATAGAAAGTGCTATAAGATTTGCTGAAAAGTGGCAGATTAATTACTATACTAAACTAGAAGATTTTTTTGACGCAGTTGACTCTGTTTACATTGCTTCTCCCCACGAAACTCATTATGATTATATAAAAATGGCGCTTAAACATGGGAAGCATGTTCTTTGTGAAAAGCCCATGGTTTTGAAAAAGGCACAGGCAGAAGAACTTTTCGCCTATGCAGAAGAGCATAATTTGATACTTTTTGAAGGAATAAAAACAGCATATTGTCCCGGTTTTAATAAGTTACTGGGAATTGCATGCAGTGGTATGATAGGCAGTATACGCAACGTTGAAGCCTGCTTTACCAAGCTTGAAAGTCCTAGCAGCCGTGAACTTACGGACCTAAAATATGGGGGAAGCTTTACTGAACTTGGAAGTTATGTAATGCTTCCTATTTTCAAGATATTTGGCACAGAACCAGAAGATGTAAGATTTGATTTAATAAAAGCAGAAAATGGTCTTGATATTTTTACAAAGGCACATTTCAAATATCCAAACGGGCTTGGTACTGCTAGCTGCGGCATTGGAGTTAAATCGGAAGGTCAACTCATTATATCCGGAACAAAAGGTTATATCATAGTTGAGGCACCATGGTGGAAAACAACTTATTTTGAGGTTCGACATGAAAATCCAAAGGAAGTGGAAAAGTACTCAGAAAGATTTCTTGGTGACGGCTTGAGATATGAGATTAGCGATTTTCTTTCTATGATAAACGGCAATAGGAAAAGTGATTTCAAACTGACACGAAACGATTCAATTGCAATGGCGGAAGTTATGGAAAGTTTTTTAGGGCAACGCAAGTAA
- a CDS encoding LicD family protein encodes MGKSNKIHNLSVNEIKKLQNIELELLIEFDRICRKHNITYSIDGGTLLGAVRHGGFIPWDDDADVILNRKEYEKFLLVVDQELNKDKFYFQDLNRTTGYRWGYGKLRRANTEFVRLNQEYMPYEQGIFLDVFVCDNVPDNYLLRCICNFNSFIFRKIFYSKVGKHTAVGIDKLIYRILELIPEKSIKKIYAKYVKFRNMKSTEMVKCLTFPACNRVYGYKRKWYEDTIDMKFEGITLRACRDYDEYLRFLYGDYLKLPPVEKRKVHPVSKLRFPEDK; translated from the coding sequence ATGGGTAAAAGTAATAAGATCCATAATCTATCAGTTAATGAAATAAAGAAATTGCAAAACATAGAACTAGAACTCCTAATTGAGTTCGACAGAATCTGTAGAAAACACAATATTACTTATAGTATTGATGGCGGTACCTTGCTTGGTGCAGTAAGACATGGTGGATTTATTCCATGGGACGATGATGCTGATGTAATTTTAAATCGTAAAGAATATGAAAAATTTCTTTTGGTAGTGGACCAAGAGTTAAATAAAGATAAATTTTATTTTCAGGATTTAAACAGAACAACAGGTTATAGATGGGGATATGGAAAATTACGACGGGCAAACACAGAATTTGTTCGTTTAAATCAAGAGTATATGCCTTATGAACAAGGGATTTTTCTAGATGTATTTGTTTGTGATAATGTTCCAGATAATTACCTATTACGCTGTATATGCAATTTTAACTCTTTTATTTTTCGAAAAATATTCTACTCAAAAGTAGGAAAGCATACTGCAGTTGGAATAGACAAACTGATTTATAGAATATTAGAACTAATCCCTGAAAAGTCAATAAAAAAAATATACGCTAAATATGTTAAGTTTCGTAATATGAAAAGTACTGAAATGGTCAAGTGTCTAACATTCCCAGCTTGTAATCGTGTTTATGGGTATAAGCGAAAATGGTATGAGGATACTATTGATATGAAGTTTGAAGGTATAACGCTAAGAGCTTGTCGCGATTATGATGAATATTTAAGGTTTCTTTATGGTGATTATTTAAAACTACCTCCAGTAGAAAAACGAAAGGTTCATCCTGTGTCAAAGCTTAGATTTCCTGAAGACAAATAA